In Bradysia coprophila strain Holo2 unplaced genomic scaffold, BU_Bcop_v1 contig_358, whole genome shotgun sequence, one DNA window encodes the following:
- the LOC119081306 gene encoding dnaJ homolog subfamily C member 21, producing the protein MKCHYQVLEVDVDADDSQIKASYRRLALRWHPDKNIENADEAKEKFQLIQQAYEVLSDSHERAWYDRHKDQILKGSQSNYEDESLDVYQYFSASCYKGFGDDEGGFYHVYSDIFHQIATEDLEFMDDEDDFDRIPKFGNSTSDYETVVGKFYGYWQSYSTKKTYSWLCPHNINEIRDRRILREIEKETKKLAQKARKDRNEEVRALVGFVRKRDKRVQQYKLVLEEKAEQNRLKQNQKRLEQIKKNRLEVENMAKSSVFQVDGYEEMLRQMEKTYASSDDEEYDESGDSDVDDVVDAAEELELNGETAEEEYIDHLYCVACNKSFKNESSFKNHETSKKHLSNIERLKREMLEEDANYKLNESFEENANTNDSHGSDDVHTVEAVRRSKKSKKKNRSVVQKEADSDIEEIENVAEHINADNSNESDDVHRVEPIKKSKKSKKKNRPVVASVPEPEADEIENVVEPQNDDEKSETIEKPRKSAKAKRLKRSEQANNAVQVTEFKEDIDTAHVCVTCKSNFDSKNKLFAHLKKTNHGVYIPKETAAPVTVSAKKGKRK; encoded by the exons ATGAAATGCCATTATCAAGTTCTAGAAGTCGATGTCGATGCAGATGACTCTCAAATTAAAGCATCCTACAGACGACTGGCCTTACGATGGCATCCGGATAAGAATATCGAAAACGCTGATGAGGCCAAGGAGAAATTCCAGTTAATTCAGCAAGCCTATGAAGTATTGTCAGATAGTCATGAAAGAGCATG gtaCGATCGTCATAAAGACCAGATCTTAAAAGGTTCACAATCGAATTACGAGGACGAATCATTGGATGTCTATCAGTATTTTAGTGCTTCTTGCTATAAAGGATTCGGTGACGATGAAGGTGGATTCTATCATGTCTACTCCGACATATTTCACCAAATTGCTACCGAAGATCTAGAGTTCATGGATGACGAAGACGATTTCGACCGGATACCTAAGTTTGGCAACTCAACCAGCGACTACGAAACAGTGGTCGGTAAATTTTACGGTTATTGGCAAAGTTATAGCACCAAGAAAACCTATTCATGGCTTTGTCCACATAATATCAACGAAATTCGTGATCGTCGGATTTTAAGAGAAATCGAGAAGGAGACAAAGAAATTGGCTCAGAAGGCGCGTAAAGACAGAAACGAAGAGGTGCGTGCCTTGGTTGGTTTTGTGAGGAAACGTGACAAGCGTGTTCAGCAGTACAAACTAGTTTTGGAAGAAAAGGCGGAACAAAATCGACTGAAACAGAACCAGAAACGATTGGAACAGATCAAGAAGAATCGATTGGAAGTGGAAAACATGGCAAAATCATCAGTCTTTCAAGTTGATGGCTACGAGGAAATGCTTCGACAAATGGAAAAAACTTATGCGAGCTCGGATGATGAAGAATACGATGAGAGTGGCGACAGTGATGTAGACGACGTGGTTGATGCTGCAGAAGAGTTGGAATTGAATGGCGAAACTGCGGAGGAGGAATATATCGATCATttatattgcgttgcgtgcaACAAATCTTTCAAAAATGAATCTTCCTTTAAAAATCACGAGACCTCGAAAAAACATCTCAGTAACATCGAACGACTGAAAAGGGAAATGTTAGAAGAAGATGcaaattacaaattaaatGAGAGCTTTGAAGAAAACGCTAACACAAATGACTCACACGGTAGCGATGACGTACATACTGTTGAAGCGGTAAGAAGGTCGAAAAAgtcaaagaagaaaaatcgttCCGTAGTGCAAAAGGAAGCGGATTCAGACATTgaggaaattgaaaatgtagcTGAACACATTAATGCGGACAACTCAAACGAGAGCGACGACGTACATAGGGTAGAACCGATAAAGAAGTCCAAGAaatcaaagaagaaaaatcgtcCCGTAGTGGCATCGGTACCGGAGCCAGAAGCCGacgaaatcgaaaatgtagTTGAACCACAAAATGATGACGAGAAGAGTGAAACGATAGAAAAACCTAGAAAGTCGGCAAAAGCAAAACGATTAAAGAGGAGTGAGCAAGCAAACAACGCGGTACAAGTGACTGAGTTCAAGGAAGACATTGATACGGCACACGTCTGTGTCACATGCAAGTCCAATTTcgattcgaaaaataaattatttgctcACCTTAAGAAAACCAATCATGGAGTGTACATACCGAAGGAAACCGCAGCACCAGTGACAGTCAGTGCAAAAAAAGGCAAGCGCAAGTGA
- the LOC119081309 gene encoding LHFPL tetraspan subfamily member 2 protein, protein MCYIIITSGSLTWFILSLIADMVILSAIVSPKWLIGPERFTIETNFTAHRYPSVGIYTRCKIMEKTRYHCGPFDLDGFATDNEVYPIPWKASMFFISLGFFILTATVLLTLLTCCRQSLFGKSIHNMAGSAQVVSGISVMIAVFLHPIGWGAKRVIRMCGADSEAFYPSECSIGWSLYCAVVGIVLCFICAGISLKAETSNMHSNVKRRIESGERLVCVP, encoded by the exons ATGTGTTATATAATTATAACAAGTGGAAGCCTTACATGGTTCATCTTAAGTTTAATAGCCGATATGGTAATACTATCAGCCATTGTCTCTCCGAAGTGGTTAATCGGTCCCGAACGATTtacaattgaaacaaatttcacCGCTCATCGATATCCATCCGTTGGAATATACACACG ATGcaaaataatggaaaagaCACGATACCATTGTGGGCCTTTTGATTTAGATGGTTTTGCCACCGACAACGAAGTCTATCCAATACCTTGGAAAGCTTCGATGTTTTTCATATCGTtgggatttttcattttaactgcCACAGTACTCCTGACACTACTGACGTGTTGTCGCCAATCACTATTCGGTAAAAGTATACATAACATGGCCGGATCGGCACAGGTCGTTAGTG GAATATCAGTGATGATAGCAGTATTCCTACATCCGATAGGATGGGGAGCGAAGAGGGTGATTCGAATGTGTGGCGCAGATTCTGAAGCATTTTATCCGTCCGAATGTTCAATAG GTTGGTCATTGTACTGTGCTGTCGTCGGAATAGTGTTATGCTTCATCTGTGCAGGAATTAGTTTAAAGGCTGAAACATCCAATATGCACAGTAATGTAAAGCGTCGCATTGAGAGCGGCGAGCGTCTTGTCTGTGTACCTTAG